One genomic window of Deltaproteobacteria bacterium includes the following:
- a CDS encoding MotA/TolQ/ExbB proton channel family protein, whose protein sequence is MIPWLPLLAQIEAEKTLQEKSFLSLVLDADPIVKFTLLVLLFFSVVSWAIIFYKYRQVKQAQGDSQSFWNAFTQAKSLQDVTHQKGVRSGPLYEIYNVAMQAMPQLKKQAKGENGGRDAILQKLAQTREEEIYKLEQYTPFLATTASAAPFIGLFGTVWGILTAFWAIGKAGSSSLATVGPYISEALIATAIGLAAAIPAVVAYNHFVHRIKIVVKMMDLFSDDLIVKLEEDTAS, encoded by the coding sequence ATGATACCTTGGCTTCCCCTGTTAGCCCAAATTGAGGCGGAAAAAACCCTGCAGGAGAAAAGTTTTTTAAGCCTGGTTTTGGATGCCGATCCGATCGTCAAATTCACCCTCCTTGTTCTCCTTTTTTTCTCCGTCGTGAGCTGGGCCATCATCTTTTACAAGTACCGCCAGGTGAAACAGGCACAGGGGGATTCGCAGTCGTTCTGGAACGCCTTTACCCAGGCCAAATCGCTTCAGGATGTGACCCATCAGAAAGGGGTCCGGTCGGGTCCTCTCTATGAAATTTACAACGTGGCCATGCAGGCGATGCCTCAATTGAAAAAACAGGCCAAAGGGGAAAACGGCGGTAGAGACGCCATTCTGCAGAAGCTGGCCCAGACGCGCGAAGAGGAGATCTACAAGCTCGAACAGTACACCCCGTTTCTGGCCACCACCGCCTCGGCCGCCCCGTTTATCGGCCTCTTCGGGACGGTGTGGGGGATTTTGACCGCCTTCTGGGCCATCGGAAAGGCCGGCTCGTCGTCTCTGGCCACCGTCGGTCCCTACATTTCCGAGGCGCTGATCGCCACCGCCATCGGCCTGGCGGCGGCCATTCCGGCGGTTGTGGCCTACAATCATTTTGTCCACCGGATTAAAATCGTCGTCAAAATGATGGACCTCTTTTCCGACGACCTTATTGTCAAACTGGAGGAGGATACGGCGTCATGA